The Aquila chrysaetos chrysaetos chromosome W unlocalized genomic scaffold, bAquChr1.4 W_unloc_8, whole genome shotgun sequence genome includes the window ctgcaccccagggggctgtgtgctggggcaggggctctgCCACCGGTCAGGGTAAGTACTCAGCCTGCCTGGGAACTGTAACAGCAGagtggggagaagctgtgggtggAAGAAGTAATCcgcagcagggcagggtcctTCTGCTGACAAGAGGGTGCTGTGTGGGTCAGGGCTGCTCACAGTCTCCAGATCACCCCCAGGACATTTCCAAGGGCACTTTTCAAGGGGAAGGTCGAAGCAGGGATTGCTATAAAGTCAAGGAGCTTTCCTGagtctgtgttttcagtttcgTACTCTTGGGGAATTTTCGGGAGACATGCAGAAGGATTTGTCATGCTTGAACAAGTCCCTGAGACTCCTGAGCTGTAACTTGGAGTGATCAGTAATCCTGATAGGAGCCTCCTGAAGTAGAGCACAGGGACTGAGAACAACTGCCTGGCTGTGTTGGTGTCTGGGAGGTGGCATGCACAGCTGGGTAAGGGTAAGTCTTTCCTGATTTCCCGCCCGCCTGTCCCCTTGCCTCTCTGAGCCAGTCGatctctgctcttttccttgGTTCTCCACTTGTCTGTGTTACTGTtatctttttcctgctgtcaggTTCTCTGGGGATgggagtttcagctgcagagacacACACTGATCTTGTGGGTCCTCTCATGCAGCTGTGTCCATGGGAACaagtgtcccagctttcctATAATCTGAGGGGTTATGCTCAATGCTGTCTGTGGGGCTGTGGGATGAGTTGATTCTCCCTTAGAGAGATGCCATCACATTAGGTCGCTTGGCTGTCACCTCCGAGTGTCCTTCCAAGCTGTTAGCTGCCCTGCAGGATGCAAACCTCtctcacagcagctttctgttatCGGAAAGCCCCATGGAGAAGCACAGATATGCTATGACTGAGGAAATGCTCTTGGGTTGGTGAAATGAGCCCGGTGTGTCCTTGGCTAGAAGCAGGGTGCTGAGACTTTGAGAAAGGGTGAGACATTTGGTGGTCTGCAGTGGATGTCTGTGCTCTCAGCAGTGTCTGGTGGCTTTTCAGGGTAACATGGGAGTGTGATCACCCTCCATCTCAGACAGGTGCAAGCACAGTGAAAGTGGGAACTagacagaaggacagagcagCTCCCCCTCCCTCTGCACTAAGCCACAGGCAATCCTCTTGACTTTCCTGGCTCACGCTGTTCTCCCGGagtgcagcagaaatgctgaagtttcCCGAGATCTAAGAAAACTCCCCAGGGGTGATGTGgacagctttaaaaaacccTAGAACTCTTAAACTGCTTTTACACTCCTGGTTCCTTAGCACTGGGAGTGCAGATGCTGACAAGCCCTTCTGCGTTAGGAGCGGTTTCAGCTGACAAAGTCAAACACCAGACTGGCCCCTGCCCCCACCGTTCCCATGaacccactgctgcagagcagggctgacttCTCAAGAGCCCATGGGTAGAGGCCCGGCTCTTCACTGCACGCTTGGCCAGCACcaagcagggctccagccacAGCCCTGAAGGAAGGTctcctagaaaagaaaaagtgtctgtgtgtgtgagagtgGGAGGGTCTATGGGAAATGGCTTTGATATTCCTCAGAGAAAATTGCCCTACTTCTTCACTGTCTTTTATCTACTATGACAGCACCCCAttcccagaggaagaaaatgtccaaCGGCAGCTCCATCACCCAGTTCCTCCTACTGGCGTTTGCAGACACacgggagctgcagctcttgcacttctggctcttcctgggcatctacctggctgccctcctggccaacGGCCTCATCATCACCACTATAGCCTGTGACCACTGCCTCCATACacccatgtacttcttcctcctcaacctctcTGTTCTTGACCTtggctccatctccaccactgtcccTAAAGCCATGGCCAACTCCCTCTGGGACAACAGGGCCATCTCCTTCCTAGGATGTGCTGCACaggcatttctgtttctctttttgatcTCAGCAGAGTATTATCTTCTCACTGTCATGGCCTATGACCGCTAtgttgccatctgcaaacccctgcactacgggaccctcctgggcagcagagcttgtgtccacatggcagcagctgcctggggcagtgggtttctccatgctgtgctgcacactgccAGTACATTTTCACTAcccctctgccaaggcaatgctgtggaccatttcttctgtgaaatctcCCAGATCCTCAAGCTCGCCTGCTCAGACTCCTTCCTCAGGGAAGTTGGGGTACTTGTAGTTAGTGTCTCTTTTgcatttgggtgttttgtttccattgtgctgtcctatgggcagatcttcagggctgtgctgaggatctcctctgagcagggacggcacaaagccttttccacgtGCATCCCTCACCTGGCCGTGGTCTCCCTGTTTGTCAGCACTGCAATGTTTGCCTACCTGAAGCCcagctccatctcctccccacccctcgAACTGGTGATGGCAGTTCTGTACTCGGTGGTGCCTCCAGCAGTGAACCCCCTCCTCTACAGCATGAGGAACCAGGAGCTCAAGGATGCCCTGTGGAAAATGATGAACGggtgcttttcagaaacaattaactgattgttttcttttgcagagcaTTCATAATGTATCTCATTACAGGCCCAGGCTGCCTTATCAGGTTCCTGTTTGTGGTGGTAGCgggattttctttgtttttcttgtgatCACGTTGTGCACAATGAAATTTTATTAGCCATCCCATATGTAATTCAATGTCTACCTGTAGAATTTGACCCAGAGGTTGTGTAAATGAGGCACAGTGCTCTCTGTGTATTTCAACACAATAAAGGACCCTGCAGCGACTATTTTGCCCGAGATCCTTCCTCTGAGAAATTGGTGAAGAAGCAGAGCAGTGCCTGTatgcagaggggaaggggaaaagattctcagcaaagcagcagtgccagggagcaCCAGCGCTTGGTcttcccagagctgctctctTTCCACTCCCACACTCTCCTTCTGAGCCCCTGGCTTGGTGTAAGGCCGGAGTGCTCTGGCATCTCCGGCACAGTCCTGCAGTGTGGCAGGATCTGAAGGGAGAATCTTGATTCTGAGGAATTCCTGTATTTATACTGCCTTTGTCAATCCATCACTTGCCCCACTGGCCACTGGGACCAGGGTTCCCTCAGCTGCCTTCTTTGTGCTGACAACATATTTAGAGAAGCTCTTCTGGGACCCCTCCCCATGCATGGGCATTTCCACCCACAAACGAGCTCTGGCTTTGCTGGCTCCATCCCTGCGCCCACAGGCCAGGTGTCTGTCTGCCTCCTGGGCAGGCTGttccccctccagcctccctgcaCTTCCTTCTGGTGTTGGACCTCCTAAGTCAGGGGGGTCCCTGTTCATCCACGCTGACCTCTTGCCAGGCCCTGCTCGACTCCTTGTGCTGTGGGCTGGCTCCTTCCTGGGCTGTGAGGATGTTCTCCCTGAAGATCCAGGAGGGTCTCACAGCCCCTTTGTCCTCCAGGACAGTCTGTCCTGGgttcagttgggatagagttcattttcacaggaacctgggagtgggcacagctgggacagctgacctgaactagccaaggagttattccataccatgtgacatcttgctcagtatataaatggtCAGTGGTCTGGGGGAGGTCACTtggctttcggtgggggaacTGACGGAGGGTCAGGTTCCGGGTAGCGAGCAGTTGCACTGCgcatcactccttttgtataTTCTCTTATTagtattgttgttgttgttgtaagttctctttttgtgttgtcccagtaaattgtccttgTCCTAACCCAcaaggttcctttttttttttttttttcttttctccttcctggttctcctccctatcccaccggagggggcagaaggagtgagcgagtggctcTGTGATACTTTGTTACCAGgtgggctgaaaccacaacacagTCCAAGCAGATCTTCAGCTAATGGAAATcagctctcctgcagctccGCACTGTCATTCTGCTACTAGTCATGCAtctccaccatctcatggtgGTTGCAGCCATGgctgccctcctccttcccatccccagccAGATCCACCCTGTCTGTCAGGAAGAGACCAGCCCTCGACAGCTCATTGAGTGCCTCTGTCAAAATGTTGTCTTCCACACCCTGCAGGAATCTCCTGGCTTGCttgtgcccagccctgctgccctcccagcaGACTGTGGGGTGCTTCAACTCGCCATGTCATCGAGGATCTGTGACCGCGAGGCTTCCTCCAAGGCAAGGCTCTGTGCACGCCAGCCTCCCCTTTGCACAGAGCTCCCCACCACCTGCCTTCCTGAGGAGCCCTTGGCACCCATGGCTGCCCTCCCACCACTCCAGCTGTCCCACCAGGGCTCTGCCGTCCTCGTGGGGTGGGGGAGCACgttgctgcctgcccagcagaaacgagagtgctggggaggggagaggagaggcaggtaAAGGGGAAGGGTTGTGGCAGGTTGTCTGGGAGGTGACTCCTGTTGCCAGAAGAGGATGATGCAAGGAGAGGCATGGCAGGTGGGAGGTGGATTTTGAAGTCACTTCTTTGGAAACAACCCTAATTGGCCAGGTGCTGAGGCAGGCCCAGTGATGTCACCTGGAGTGTCGGAAAACCCACCCAGCAGTGCTGAGATCTTGGGAGAGGGGAGATGCAGAGGAAGGTGAAGATGGCATGGCTGGGAGGTGGATTGTGAGGccatttctcttgctgcttgACTTGTTGCATCACAAAGCCCGATGTGGCACATATGGCAGCTCATTCAGTGGAGAGGGGTAGAGGTAGGCAGAGCCAACATGGTTGGGCTTTTGCTTGTGATGTCACCTCATGACAGCAATGTGATTGgccaggaggaggcaggcaTCATGAGGACATCAAGGACACgaggtgggaaggcagcagagaggtTTCTGGGTCCCTGTTGAGGCCCTGCCCTGGGGTGAAGCCACCTGTACATGACATGGGAACCTATGGGTCATGGCAGGAGAAATTGCGGGATGTGACAGAGAAGAGCATGAGAAGGGACCAGCAGTACGGGCAGCACCCTGTGTCCC containing:
- the LOC115338015 gene encoding olfactory receptor 14A16-like; the encoded protein is MSNGSSITQFLLLAFADTRELQLLHFWLFLGIYLAALLANGLIITTIACDHCLHTPMYFFLLNLSVLDLGSISTTVPKAMANSLWDNRAISFLGCAAQAFLFLFLISAEYYLLTVMAYDRYVAICKPLHYGTLLGSRACVHMAAAAWGSGFLHAVLHTASTFSLPLCQGNAVDHFFCEISQILKLACSDSFLREVGVLVVSVSFAFGCFVSIVLSYGQIFRAVLRISSEQGRHKAFSTCIPHLAVVSLFVSTAMFAYLKPSSISSPPLELVMAVLYSVVPPAVNPLLYSMRNQELKDALWKMMNGCFSETIN